The region CGACCGCATCCTCACCTGCATTCCTTATAAGGGCCAGGTGCTGACACAGACGGCGCGCTACTGGTTCGAGGCGACGAAGGATATCTGCCCGAACCACGTCATCGATTATCCCGATGCCAATGTCGTCATCGGCAAACGGCTCGACATTCTGCCGGTCGAAATCGTTGTGCGCGGTTATCTCGCCGGCACCACCGGCACGTCGATCCTGACGCTCTATAAGAAGGGTGAGCGCGAGATGTACGGCATGCGCCTGCCTGACGGCATGCGCGACAACCAGGTCCTGCCCGAACCCGTCATCACCCCGACCAGCAAGGAATTCGACGGTGGCCATGACGAGCCGCTGACGCCTGCCGAAATCGTCACGCGCGGCCTGCTGACCAGCCAGCAGTGGGAGACCCTTTCGCGATACGCGCTCGCGCTCTTCGCCCGCGGCCAGGAGATGGCGGCCGAACGCGGCCTGATTCTCGTCGACACGAAATATGAATTCGGCACCGACAGCGACGGCAACATCATCCTCGCCGATGAGATCCACACGCCCGACAGCAGCCGCTACTGGCTTGCCGAAAGCTATCCGGCAAGTTTTGCCGCCGGACAACGCCCGGAAAGTTTCGACAAGGATTTCGTCCGCGCCT is a window of Rhizobium sp. N324 DNA encoding:
- a CDS encoding phosphoribosylaminoimidazolesuccinocarboxamide synthase; translated protein: MRILSEAHFPELPNYYRGKVRENYDLPDGRRIIISTDRLSAFDRILTCIPYKGQVLTQTARYWFEATKDICPNHVIDYPDANVVIGKRLDILPVEIVVRGYLAGTTGTSILTLYKKGEREMYGMRLPDGMRDNQVLPEPVITPTSKEFDGGHDEPLTPAEIVTRGLLTSQQWETLSRYALALFARGQEMAAERGLILVDTKYEFGTDSDGNIILADEIHTPDSSRYWLAESYPASFAAGQRPESFDKDFVRAWVAERCDPYKDEIPEIPTELIEQTSAVYIRAYEAITGERFVPDDSGETPLARIRHNLAPHFP